In Deferrivibrio essentukiensis, a single window of DNA contains:
- a CDS encoding NAD(P)H-dependent glycerol-3-phosphate dehydrogenase, whose amino-acid sequence MQGKIAVIGGGSWGTALGNLMSENDYNVTIYALEQEVVRGINLYNENPLFLKGSILDKNLKAEFLEKFKGGYDKVLWAVPTQFTRETLKKMGSLLAGKSIIVATKGIEINTGELIIEIISDMIDANLSILSGPSFAKEVANRKPTAVSIASKDKREAEKWQEILSNSYFRAYTTDDVVGVEVGGAIKNVIAIATGICDGLQLGHNARAGIITRGLAEITRLGISLGGKKETFMGLSGMGDLVLTCTGDLSRNRSVGLKIAEGYTLEEILKNMKMVAEGVFTAKAVKNLSEKLNIEMPISNEIYEILYNNKNPKQSLLDLMNRPLKEEHA is encoded by the coding sequence ATGCAAGGAAAAATAGCAGTAATTGGCGGTGGAAGTTGGGGCACTGCACTTGGTAATCTTATGTCCGAAAATGATTACAACGTAACAATATATGCATTAGAACAAGAAGTAGTGAGAGGTATAAATCTATACAATGAAAATCCACTATTTTTAAAAGGTTCAATACTTGACAAAAATCTTAAAGCTGAATTTTTAGAAAAGTTTAAGGGAGGGTATGACAAAGTTTTATGGGCAGTGCCAACTCAATTTACAAGAGAGACTTTGAAGAAGATGGGCAGTTTATTGGCAGGTAAATCGATAATAGTGGCAACAAAAGGGATTGAAATAAATACGGGTGAGCTAATAATAGAGATTATTTCAGATATGATAGATGCTAATCTGTCAATTCTTTCAGGTCCTTCATTTGCAAAAGAGGTGGCAAACAGGAAACCGACTGCAGTAAGTATTGCATCAAAAGATAAAAGAGAGGCAGAAAAATGGCAAGAAATACTGTCAAATTCATATTTTAGAGCTTATACAACTGATGACGTAGTGGGAGTAGAAGTTGGAGGTGCAATAAAAAACGTAATAGCCATTGCTACAGGTATTTGCGACGGTTTACAACTTGGACACAATGCAAGGGCAGGAATTATTACACGCGGTCTTGCAGAAATAACAAGACTTGGTATTAGTCTTGGTGGCAAAAAGGAAACCTTTATGGGCTTAAGTGGCATGGGTGATTTAGTATTAACATGTACGGGAGATTTAAGTAGAAATAGAAGTGTAGGACTTAAGATAGCAGAGGGGTATACACTCGAAGAAATATTAAAAAATATGAAAATGGTGGCTGAAGGGGTTTTTACAGCAAAAGCAGTAAAAAATCTTTCCGAAAAGCTGAATATAGAGATGCCAATATCAAACGAAATATACGAAATACTTTACAACAATAAAAATCCTAAACAATCGTTGTTAGATTTAATGAATAGACCACTAAAAGAGGAGCATGCCTGA
- a CDS encoding late competence development ComFB family protein, producing MPKINIYDYDKIHNINEKRVWELLIQLIENDDTICTCRDCILDIVAITLNNIPPHYQVSEDDFSEAYKKISDEGILSELLTASEIVKKHPHHL from the coding sequence ATGCCGAAAATTAATATATACGATTATGACAAAATACACAATATCAATGAGAAAAGGGTCTGGGAACTTTTAATTCAGCTCATTGAAAATGATGACACTATATGCACTTGTAGAGATTGTATACTTGATATTGTTGCCATAACTTTGAACAATATTCCCCCACACTATCAGGTAAGTGAAGATGATTTTTCAGAAGCCTATAAAAAGATTAGCGATGAAGGTATACTTTCAGAGCTTTTAACTGCATCTGAAATTGTGAAAAAACATCCTCACCACTTATAA
- a CDS encoding ferritin family protein → MEITIKEALEDAKRKEELAYEFYMKLYDYVSDLGAKTIIKELAEEEVKHKNLIQEMIDTGKIDSVGLDTKYYYTDLGITNLVLPKVITEDMSVQDVLRIAMKHEDNSRVFYEKLAEKYSGTPAEEVFNRLAVEESLHRNTIQKMYEDIVLSEN, encoded by the coding sequence ATGGAAATAACAATTAAAGAAGCATTGGAAGATGCTAAAAGAAAGGAAGAGTTAGCTTACGAGTTTTATATGAAGCTTTATGACTACGTAAGTGACTTGGGCGCCAAAACAATAATAAAAGAGCTTGCAGAAGAAGAGGTTAAGCATAAAAATCTTATTCAGGAGATGATTGATACCGGTAAGATTGACAGTGTGGGGCTTGATACAAAATACTACTATACAGACCTTGGCATTACTAACCTTGTCCTTCCAAAAGTTATTACTGAGGATATGTCAGTGCAGGATGTTCTGAGAATAGCTATGAAGCATGAGGATAATTCAAGGGTATTTTATGAAAAACTCGCAGAAAAATATAGTGGTACCCCTGCTGAGGAAGTATTTAATCGACTCGCTGTTGAGGAGTCGTTACACAGAAATACGATACAAAAGATGTACGAGGATATAGTTCTCAGTGAGAATTAA
- a CDS encoding NADH-quinone oxidoreductase subunit N: MGQSIVSILPEILMTIFGLMLIVIDVMSKDEKKSGVGYFGIAFILLTLLASVPVGGFKIVGFDQMLVWDSYAYAFFIVFAIAYILTTLGSVDYLKANGINKGEYYTILYFSIIGMMFMVSATDLSVLYLGLETMAIAMYIMAGFNKKDKRSNEAGIKYFIIGAFSSGILLYGLTYVYGYTGSTKYSVIAEMLRTNGVENLNIKLGLVMMLAGFAFKISAVPFHMWAPDVYSGAPTPVTGFMTVAPKAAAFGALIRFVMVALEPASVQWQLFFSILAVLTMTYGNLVAIAQNNVKRMLAYSAISHAGYMLIGLVAANDLGYKAIALYMIIYGFMNIGAFTILGQLKNKGIIDDERLESFAGLSKKHPLASLAMLIFMFSLAGIPPLAGFVGKFYIFSAAIKSGLVWLAIVGVVNSAIACYYYMRVTIYMYFKEAEYDASIEMKPASSIATFIAVVFVLLIGVFPSFFINIVKMMLV; the protein is encoded by the coding sequence ATGGGTCAGAGTATAGTTTCAATTTTACCAGAAATATTGATGACCATTTTCGGATTAATGCTTATTGTTATTGATGTTATGAGTAAGGATGAGAAAAAGTCCGGAGTTGGATATTTTGGAATCGCTTTTATCCTCCTAACGCTGCTAGCATCTGTGCCAGTTGGAGGTTTTAAGATTGTTGGGTTTGATCAGATGTTAGTGTGGGATTCGTATGCATATGCATTTTTCATAGTATTTGCAATTGCCTATATCCTAACCACGCTTGGCTCTGTAGACTACTTGAAAGCTAATGGCATAAATAAGGGTGAGTATTATACTATCCTATATTTTAGTATAATTGGCATGATGTTTATGGTAAGCGCTACAGACCTTTCTGTACTTTACTTAGGTCTTGAAACAATGGCAATTGCTATGTACATAATGGCTGGTTTCAATAAAAAGGATAAGAGATCAAATGAAGCTGGGATTAAGTATTTCATAATTGGTGCTTTTTCATCAGGTATACTGTTGTACGGCTTAACTTATGTGTATGGTTATACTGGAAGTACAAAGTATTCTGTCATAGCTGAAATGTTGAGAACAAACGGCGTAGAAAACTTGAACATTAAGCTTGGTCTTGTAATGATGCTTGCAGGATTTGCATTTAAAATTTCTGCTGTGCCATTTCATATGTGGGCTCCGGATGTGTATTCAGGAGCACCAACACCGGTTACAGGGTTTATGACTGTAGCACCAAAAGCTGCTGCATTCGGCGCCCTTATAAGATTTGTAATGGTTGCTCTTGAACCAGCAAGTGTTCAGTGGCAATTATTTTTCTCCATCTTAGCTGTTCTTACAATGACTTATGGTAACCTTGTGGCTATTGCACAAAACAATGTTAAAAGAATGTTAGCTTACTCCGCAATTTCACATGCAGGTTATATGCTAATTGGCCTTGTTGCTGCAAATGATTTAGGATATAAAGCGATTGCCCTTTATATGATTATTTATGGTTTTATGAATATTGGTGCTTTTACGATACTTGGACAGCTTAAAAATAAAGGAATAATTGATGATGAAAGACTTGAAAGTTTTGCAGGTCTTTCCAAAAAGCATCCACTTGCTTCACTTGCAATGTTAATATTTATGTTTTCACTCGCAGGTATTCCGCCATTGGCTGGATTTGTTGGTAAATTTTATATATTTTCCGCTGCCATTAAGAGTGGACTTGTGTGGCTTGCTATAGTCGGTGTGGTAAATAGTGCGATTGCTTGTTACTACTACATGAGAGTAACAATTTACATGTACTTCAAAGAGGCTGAATACGATGCTTCAATTGAAATGAAGCCTGCCAGCTCAATTGCTACTTTTATCGCAGTTGTATTTGTCCTTTTAATTGGTGTATTTCCATCATTTTTCATAAACATAGTAAAAATGATGTTAGTATAG
- a CDS encoding NADH-quinone oxidoreductase subunit M: protein MMANILTILIFFPVLAAFFLFLFFRSGKATMWGAFIASIIELVLTMPLMTNFDKSNPGMQFVEKYDWISSFGIQYYVGVDGISILMVFLTTLLTAIAILGSFTYIQKRQREFYIAMLILEAAMVGVFVALDFFLFYILWEAMLIPMYLIIGVWGGARRIYAAVKFFLYTLAGSVFMMLAIIALYFKHGSITGNYTFDILAISSQSYGGGLFETLVFLAFFVGFAIKVPMFPVHTWLPDAHVEAPTAGSVILAGVLLKMGTYGLLRFCLPITPIASINFMPFVAILSVIAIIYGALVAMVQEDIKKLVAYSSVSHMGFVTLGIYAFNQSGIEGGILQMFNHGIITGALFLLIGLLYERTHTRMIADYGGIASKVPVYATIFLIFTMGSIGLPSMGGFIGEFLVLVGSFKAFSNMAIIAASGVIFAAVYMLWMYQRVFFQSYNTGLHNLTDMNVREVIYIMPLIILVFWTGIYPETFTSYMHESVKQLVEQIQSIKVAMN from the coding sequence ATGATGGCGAATATTTTGACTATATTAATCTTCTTCCCGGTTTTAGCTGCATTCTTTCTCTTCCTCTTTTTTAGAAGTGGAAAGGCTACAATGTGGGGTGCATTTATTGCAAGTATTATCGAGCTCGTGTTGACAATGCCGCTTATGACAAATTTTGATAAATCTAATCCTGGCATGCAGTTTGTTGAAAAGTACGACTGGATCAGCTCATTTGGCATTCAGTACTATGTTGGGGTAGATGGCATTTCGATTTTAATGGTATTTTTAACCACATTGCTTACTGCAATAGCTATTTTGGGCTCATTTACATATATTCAAAAGAGACAAAGAGAGTTTTACATTGCAATGCTTATATTGGAAGCAGCAATGGTAGGTGTATTTGTCGCACTTGACTTTTTCCTCTTTTACATTTTGTGGGAAGCAATGCTAATTCCTATGTACTTGATAATCGGTGTATGGGGTGGTGCAAGAAGGATTTATGCTGCAGTTAAATTCTTTCTTTATACACTTGCAGGTTCTGTATTTATGATGCTTGCAATTATCGCACTGTATTTCAAACATGGTAGCATTACTGGAAATTACACATTTGATATTCTCGCGATATCAAGCCAATCTTATGGTGGAGGATTGTTTGAAACATTAGTATTTTTGGCATTCTTTGTTGGCTTTGCTATAAAGGTTCCAATGTTTCCGGTACACACATGGTTACCTGATGCACACGTTGAAGCACCGACTGCGGGTTCAGTAATACTTGCTGGTGTACTTCTTAAAATGGGTACTTACGGACTTTTAAGGTTCTGCTTGCCTATCACACCTATTGCGTCTATTAACTTTATGCCTTTTGTTGCAATACTTTCCGTAATTGCGATAATTTATGGTGCTCTTGTGGCCATGGTTCAGGAGGACATAAAGAAACTAGTTGCTTATTCATCAGTTAGCCACATGGGTTTTGTAACACTTGGAATTTATGCGTTCAACCAGTCAGGTATAGAAGGTGGTATTCTTCAAATGTTTAATCATGGTATTATTACGGGTGCACTCTTCCTACTTATCGGTTTGTTATATGAAAGGACTCATACAAGGATGATTGCAGATTACGGCGGAATTGCATCAAAGGTTCCAGTATATGCTACAATTTTCTTGATATTTACAATGGGGTCAATCGGTCTACCAAGTATGGGTGGCTTTATTGGTGAGTTTTTAGTACTGGTAGGAAGCTTCAAAGCATTTTCAAATATGGCAATCATAGCAGCTTCAGGGGTAATTTTTGCTGCTGTGTATATGCTATGGATGTATCAGAGAGTGTTCTTCCAGTCTTACAACACTGGTTTACACAATTTGACTGATATGAATGTAAGGGAAGTAATTTATATAATGCCTCTAATAATTTTGGTATTTTGGACAGGTATATACCCAGAGACCTTTACTTCTTATATGCATGAGAGTGTAAAACAGCTGGTAGAACAGATTCAAAGTATCAAAGTAGCGATGAATTAA
- the nuoL gene encoding NADH-quinone oxidoreductase subunit L yields the protein MMIELLILLAPLAALLINGIFGRLYIKNNAHYIAIAGVLVSLLVSLITFVRVMGGHTVDTVVYEWVLAGDIKIPFGILVDQLTAYMLVVVTFVSTMVHIYSIGYMHDDPGYWRFFTYLSIFTFSMLVLVLGNNFLMLFVGWELVGLSSYLLIGFWYEKKSAADANKKAFVVNRIGDFGFYVGLLLVLVTFRSLNYSDAFNHEAIVHVKEATFKVFGANLSLLDLMTFGLFCGAIGKSAQFPLHVWLPDAMEGPTPVSALIHAATMVTAGVYMVARCNPLFAEAHITSNIVVYIGMFTALLGATIGLTQFDLKRILAYSTVSQLGYMIMATGAGAYIAAIFHLFTHAFFKGLLFLGSGSVMHAMENDLDVRKMGGLKAKMPITRWTYLIGCMAISGAVPLMSGWFSKDEILAMTFASGHYFPWFVTAVVGGMTAFYMFRSYFLVFEGTPRDKHKFDHAHESPLTMTVPLILLSIPAIFAGLVFGLPLENGIIHKMLSHVVAGHGEGGHHLSHATTYGLMALSTVIGIIGIYIAYVFYVQKPDVLPAKTAKAAGPIYKLFYNKWYFDEIYQAFIINPLVMISKFLWKGFDANVIDFIVNAFGWVAKFLGSVLRHLQTGRIQTYIFSMVVGVILLLTIFYIG from the coding sequence ATGATGATAGAGTTATTAATTCTGTTGGCACCTTTAGCAGCCCTATTAATTAATGGTATATTCGGAAGGCTTTACATTAAAAACAATGCTCATTACATTGCAATAGCAGGTGTTCTTGTGTCTCTACTTGTTTCTCTGATTACTTTTGTCAGAGTCATGGGGGGACATACTGTAGATACTGTAGTATATGAGTGGGTTTTAGCCGGAGATATAAAGATACCTTTTGGAATACTTGTAGACCAACTAACGGCTTACATGCTTGTGGTGGTAACTTTTGTAAGTACTATGGTACATATATACTCCATTGGCTACATGCACGATGATCCTGGTTACTGGAGATTTTTCACATATCTTTCAATATTTACATTTTCAATGTTAGTTCTTGTATTAGGTAATAATTTCCTAATGCTTTTTGTTGGTTGGGAGTTAGTTGGACTGTCCTCTTACCTTCTTATCGGTTTCTGGTATGAGAAGAAGAGTGCAGCAGATGCCAACAAAAAGGCATTTGTAGTAAACAGGATAGGGGACTTTGGTTTTTATGTTGGCTTGCTTTTAGTGTTGGTAACTTTTAGAAGTCTAAACTATTCAGATGCCTTTAATCATGAAGCGATAGTGCATGTTAAAGAAGCAACATTTAAAGTTTTTGGTGCGAATTTAAGCCTATTGGATTTAATGACTTTTGGGCTTTTCTGCGGTGCAATTGGCAAATCTGCCCAATTTCCACTTCATGTGTGGCTACCTGATGCAATGGAAGGTCCTACACCGGTTTCAGCCCTTATACATGCTGCTACAATGGTAACGGCAGGTGTTTATATGGTTGCTAGGTGCAATCCATTATTTGCTGAAGCCCATATTACAAGTAATATAGTCGTCTATATAGGTATGTTCACTGCATTATTGGGTGCTACAATAGGTCTTACTCAGTTTGACCTTAAGAGAATCCTTGCCTACTCCACTGTTAGTCAGCTTGGATATATGATAATGGCTACTGGTGCAGGAGCATACATAGCTGCAATTTTCCACCTTTTTACTCATGCATTCTTTAAAGGGCTTCTTTTCTTAGGTTCAGGTAGTGTAATGCATGCAATGGAAAATGATCTTGATGTTAGGAAAATGGGTGGACTTAAGGCTAAGATGCCTATTACAAGATGGACATATTTAATAGGATGTATGGCAATTTCTGGTGCGGTTCCATTGATGTCAGGGTGGTTCTCAAAAGATGAAATCCTTGCAATGACATTTGCAAGCGGACACTATTTCCCATGGTTTGTGACAGCTGTTGTTGGTGGAATGACTGCATTTTATATGTTTAGGTCATACTTCCTTGTATTTGAGGGCACACCAAGGGATAAACATAAGTTTGATCATGCACATGAATCACCACTAACAATGACTGTTCCATTAATATTACTTTCTATACCAGCAATTTTCGCTGGACTAGTGTTTGGTCTTCCATTAGAAAATGGTATTATCCATAAAATGCTTTCTCATGTTGTAGCTGGTCATGGTGAAGGCGGACATCATCTAAGCCATGCAACAACATATGGTTTAATGGCTCTTTCAACCGTTATCGGTATAATAGGTATTTACATAGCTTATGTATTTTATGTTCAAAAACCGGATGTATTGCCTGCTAAGACTGCTAAGGCTGCAGGTCCGATTTACAAATTATTCTACAACAAATGGTATTTTGACGAGATATATCAGGCATTCATAATTAACCCATTGGTCATGATATCAAAATTCTTATGGAAAGGTTTTGATGCCAATGTTATTGACTTTATTGTCAATGCATTCGGATGGGTGGCAAAGTTTCTCGGTAGCGTGCTTAGACATCTACAGACCGGGAGAATTCAAACATATATATTTAGCATGGTAGTAGGTGTCATCCTGCTGCTAACAATATTCTACATAGGTTAG
- the nuoK gene encoding NADH-quinone oxidoreductase subunit NuoK, translating into MTLQHYLALSAIIFGIGMTGVLVRRNLIVMFMSLELMLNAVNINLAAFSKYLHAMNGQVFIVFVMAVAAAEAAVGLALIITLFKNKETINADEVNFFKG; encoded by the coding sequence ATGACTTTACAGCATTATTTAGCACTTAGTGCAATTATTTTTGGTATAGGGATGACTGGAGTTCTTGTAAGGAGAAACTTGATCGTAATGTTTATGTCATTAGAGCTTATGCTTAATGCAGTAAATATAAATTTAGCAGCATTTTCTAAATATTTACATGCAATGAACGGCCAAGTTTTTATAGTTTTTGTTATGGCAGTTGCTGCTGCTGAGGCTGCGGTCGGTTTAGCCCTGATCATTACTCTCTTTAAAAATAAAGAGACAATTAATGCAGATGAAGTAAACTTTTTTAAGGGATAG
- a CDS encoding NADH-quinone oxidoreductase subunit J: MEQVIFYILAFVAIVSSLFMITRNNPVHSALWMLLTFFAVAGIFVQLDAEFVAAIQVLVYAGAILVLYLFVVMLLNPKSHGFIKVPFRYVIGVVASIIIVFQVLMTLKSSEVIGKLGWVTPQLAQELGNVKMFGKELFTTYLVPFEIASILLLIAMIGAIVLAKKD; encoded by the coding sequence ATGGAACAGGTGATTTTTTATATTCTTGCGTTTGTAGCTATAGTTTCGTCCCTGTTTATGATAACTAGGAATAACCCTGTGCACTCAGCATTATGGATGCTTCTTACTTTTTTTGCAGTTGCCGGAATCTTTGTACAATTAGATGCAGAGTTTGTTGCTGCAATTCAGGTATTGGTATATGCAGGGGCAATTTTGGTTTTATACCTGTTCGTTGTTATGCTTCTTAACCCTAAATCACATGGGTTTATAAAGGTTCCGTTCAGGTATGTAATCGGAGTTGTCGCATCTATTATAATAGTGTTTCAGGTGCTTATGACTCTTAAAAGCTCTGAAGTAATTGGTAAACTTGGATGGGTAACTCCTCAGTTGGCGCAAGAACTTGGTAATGTTAAAATGTTCGGTAAAGAGCTTTTTACGACCTATTTGGTGCCCTTTGAAATTGCATCTATATTATTGTTAATAGCAATGATTGGAGCAATAGTTCTTGCTAAAAAGGATTAA
- the nuoI gene encoding NADH-quinone oxidoreductase subunit NuoI, whose translation MKNIFDTIFFTEIFQGLGVTLKHMFKKPVTVRYPYEESPIYKFRGIHYMNVDERGVSKCVGCYLCEKVCPAECIHIETDAGPNGERLVRKFEIDLSRCIYCGFCEEACPKDAIHMSDRYDTVDSTRDNYIINMRYMVENRKNVKGE comes from the coding sequence ATGAAGAATATATTTGATACGATATTTTTTACTGAAATATTCCAGGGCTTAGGTGTAACTCTTAAGCACATGTTTAAAAAGCCTGTAACAGTCAGGTACCCTTATGAAGAGTCCCCTATCTACAAATTTAGAGGGATTCATTATATGAATGTCGATGAGAGAGGGGTGAGCAAATGTGTTGGTTGCTACCTTTGTGAAAAGGTCTGCCCTGCTGAATGTATTCATATAGAAACAGATGCCGGTCCTAACGGTGAGAGATTGGTAAGGAAGTTTGAAATAGATTTATCAAGATGTATTTACTGTGGATTTTGTGAAGAGGCTTGCCCTAAAGATGCAATTCACATGAGTGACAGGTATGATACTGTAGATAGCACCAGGGATAATTATATTATCAACATGAGATACATGGTAGAGAATAGGAAAAATGTCAAAGGAGAATAG
- the nuoH gene encoding NADH-quinone oxidoreductase subunit NuoH: MLLQILLVVIKILIVITVLLLGVAYMTWLERKVIGHMQVRLGPTHVGWKGLLQPIADGLKLVAKEDIVPDMVDKPVYIIAPLLSLIPALSAFAVIPFADKFTLFGYQIQPYISDVNIGLLYVLALSSVGTYGLIMSGWASNSKYALLGSLRSSAQVISYETAMGLALIGPILLAGTVSLKGITEAQAGGLWYIVPQFVAFVVYLISAIAETNRAPFDLPEAETELVAGFHVEYSSMKFAMFFLAEYSNMYVVSSIAAIVFLGGWNGPVLPGFVWFVLKVLFFMFFYLWLRATLPRLRFDQLMALGWKILIPIALANIVITSIVVYVIR; the protein is encoded by the coding sequence ATGCTTTTACAGATTCTCTTAGTAGTAATCAAAATCCTAATCGTTATCACAGTTTTACTTTTAGGTGTAGCCTATATGACCTGGCTTGAAAGAAAAGTTATTGGTCATATGCAGGTAAGGCTTGGTCCGACACATGTAGGTTGGAAAGGTTTGTTGCAGCCTATAGCAGATGGACTGAAACTTGTCGCTAAAGAGGACATAGTTCCTGATATGGTTGATAAGCCGGTTTATATTATAGCTCCGCTATTAAGCTTAATTCCGGCGTTATCAGCATTTGCGGTTATCCCTTTTGCTGATAAGTTTACACTGTTTGGCTATCAGATCCAGCCATACATCAGTGATGTCAACATAGGTCTTCTTTATGTGTTAGCTTTGTCATCTGTTGGTACATACGGGCTTATTATGTCTGGATGGGCGTCAAACTCAAAGTATGCGCTTCTTGGAAGTTTGAGGTCTTCAGCGCAGGTTATTAGTTATGAGACTGCAATGGGACTTGCCCTTATTGGACCGATTCTTTTGGCAGGCACTGTTAGCCTTAAAGGGATTACTGAGGCTCAGGCTGGAGGGCTATGGTATATAGTTCCACAATTTGTGGCATTTGTTGTATACCTTATCTCTGCAATAGCCGAAACAAACAGGGCGCCTTTTGACTTGCCAGAGGCAGAGACAGAGCTTGTTGCTGGTTTTCATGTGGAATACTCAAGTATGAAGTTTGCAATGTTCTTTTTGGCAGAATATTCAAATATGTACGTAGTTTCTTCAATAGCTGCAATAGTTTTTCTTGGTGGATGGAATGGTCCTGTTTTACCGGGATTTGTATGGTTTGTGTTGAAGGTTTTATTCTTCATGTTCTTCTACCTGTGGCTAAGGGCTACATTGCCAAGGCTTAGGTTTGACCAGCTTATGGCGCTTGGTTGGAAAATATTGATACCTATTGCCTTAGCAAATATAGTTATAACATCTATAGTTGTTTATGTGATAAGGTAG
- a CDS encoding tetratricopeptide repeat protein, which yields MDNKLQEALRMYNMGNYSGAIEILSGYIQDSKDSDGLANYYLGLSLYDSGRLSESERYFKNAVSLNPKSAKYYYRLGLACARLMKFSEAIQYLSKALELAEDNMRAKYMLGTVYFKIGNLQEAKKIFNEIKENNEENAAAVYYLGLCEYYLGNIKEAEELFKRTLAINSDYLDAYKKLGDLYFTRHDYEEASKCYFKAYSRGIMDITLLLNYSLALIGLSQYGEAEKVLETASKNYPNNPEVEKLVEVFKDIKKL from the coding sequence ATGGATAATAAATTACAGGAAGCTTTGAGGATGTATAATATGGGAAACTATTCCGGAGCAATTGAGATACTTAGTGGGTATATACAGGACAGTAAAGATAGTGATGGTTTAGCCAATTACTATCTTGGTCTTTCCTTGTATGACTCAGGCAGACTCAGTGAGTCGGAGAGGTATTTTAAAAATGCAGTTTCCCTTAATCCAAAAAGTGCCAAATATTATTATAGGCTTGGGCTTGCATGTGCAAGGCTGATGAAGTTTTCCGAGGCGATACAATATCTATCTAAGGCGTTAGAGTTGGCTGAAGATAATATGAGAGCCAAATACATGCTAGGGACAGTCTATTTTAAGATTGGTAACCTGCAAGAAGCAAAAAAAATATTTAATGAGATTAAAGAGAATAATGAAGAAAATGCAGCAGCTGTATATTATTTGGGGTTATGTGAGTACTATTTAGGTAATATTAAAGAAGCAGAAGAGCTATTTAAAAGGACTCTGGCGATCAACAGTGACTATTTGGATGCTTATAAAAAGCTTGGCGATTTATACTTTACAAGGCACGATTATGAAGAGGCATCCAAATGTTATTTTAAGGCATACAGCAGAGGGATAATGGATATAACACTATTGCTTAATTATTCCTTAGCTCTGATAGGATTGTCGCAATATGGCGAGGCAGAAAAAGTCCTTGAAACTGCAAGTAAAAATTATCCTAATAACCCCGAAGTTGAAAAGTTGGTTGAAGTTTTTAAAGATATAAAAAAATTATAA